A genomic region of Planococcus kocurii contains the following coding sequences:
- a CDS encoding YuiB family protein, whose protein sequence is MNSSFTIVQLIISMLLFYVMFFGIGFLLNMLLRMTWLMGIVYPVVILLVVDDVGIFDYFTNPGESFSMLGDTITSMTGSDLAVLLAGWAGAITSGFIMKILRKMGYQMF, encoded by the coding sequence ATGAACAGTTCATTTACAATTGTGCAATTAATTATTTCTATGTTGCTTTTTTATGTTATGTTTTTCGGAATCGGCTTTTTGTTGAACATGCTGCTTCGCATGACTTGGTTGATGGGGATTGTTTATCCCGTCGTTATCTTGCTAGTTGTGGATGATGTCGGTATTTTTGATTATTTCACGAATCCGGGTGAATCTTTTTCGATGCTAGGAGATACCATTACTTCCATGACAGGCAGTGATCTTGCCGTCTTACTTGCTGGTTGGGCAGGAGCCATTACGTCAGGGTTCATTATGAAAATTTTGCGTAAAATGGGTTACCAAATGTTTTAA
- a CDS encoding YuiA family protein produces the protein MTIFKKATNVDQCSYCSGQGYFQLRLGGSETCSCCSGSGKK, from the coding sequence ATGACGATCTTCAAAAAGGCTACAAACGTTGATCAATGCTCTTATTGCTCAGGTCAAGGATATTTCCAATTACGACTGGGTGGTTCAGAAACGTGCTCCTGCTGTTCGGGTTCAGGAAAAAAATAA
- a CDS encoding NUDIX domain-containing protein, protein MATNKRGNVWLGAAALVVNSEGQWLVVKKRYGGLHGKWSLPAGFVEGTETIDQTALREVKEETGIECEVIRMIGFRSGVIQGKVSDNMAIFLLKAKNEKQPVRAQLAELYSADWLMPAELSNDAEASVMLKEMVSYVLEDGLEPIENVDPGKVFGYSDYKLFFKKE, encoded by the coding sequence ATGGCAACTAATAAACGAGGAAATGTTTGGCTAGGAGCGGCTGCACTTGTTGTAAATTCCGAAGGTCAGTGGCTAGTCGTGAAAAAAAGATATGGCGGACTGCACGGGAAGTGGTCGCTTCCAGCGGGATTTGTGGAGGGCACTGAAACGATTGACCAAACTGCCTTAAGAGAAGTTAAAGAAGAGACAGGAATTGAATGTGAAGTAATCAGGATGATTGGTTTTCGTTCAGGCGTTATTCAAGGGAAAGTTAGTGACAACATGGCCATTTTTTTATTGAAAGCAAAAAATGAAAAACAGCCAGTTCGTGCACAGTTAGCCGAATTGTATTCAGCAGATTGGTTAATGCCTGCAGAATTATCGAATGATGCAGAGGCTTCTGTGATGCTTAAAGAAATGGTTTCTTACGTACTAGAAGATGGGTTAGAACCAATTGAGAACGTAGATCCAGGTAAAGTATTTGGCTATTCGGACTACAAACTCTTTTTTAAAAAAGAGTAA
- a CDS encoding NAD(P)/FAD-dependent oxidoreductase — translation MKRPSILVLGAGYGGLTTVVNLQKVLGTDAADITLINKNEYHYESTWLHEAAAGTLLPEQVRYDIKDVIDGVKVKFVQATVEAIDVVGKKVSTDNGEFTYDYIVIALGFEGETFGIEGLDKYALSIANVKAARYIREHIEFQFATWSAEPVKDDSRLTIIVGGAGFTGIEFLGELANRVPELCKEFDVPREKVRVVCVEAAPMVLPGFDPELVNYAVGHLESKGIEFSIGTPVVEATPEGVKIKKGDDEFEFIKAGTVVWAAGVRGNRLIEATPIENMRARVKVDKDLRAPGYDDVFIIGDCALMINEETNRPFPPTAQIAMQQGESVAKNLKALMNGETTIEFVPDLKGTVCSLGDDDAIGVVFGKKVTGKRASFMKKMIDNRALFMIGGPMLVLKKGKFNVL, via the coding sequence TTGAAAAGACCGTCAATATTAGTATTAGGAGCAGGTTACGGTGGATTGACTACTGTAGTAAACTTGCAAAAAGTTCTTGGCACAGATGCTGCGGACATTACATTAATCAACAAAAATGAATATCATTATGAAAGTACTTGGCTCCACGAAGCTGCTGCAGGAACTTTGCTTCCAGAACAAGTGCGTTACGATATCAAAGATGTTATTGATGGCGTGAAAGTGAAATTTGTACAAGCAACTGTTGAAGCAATTGATGTAGTAGGTAAAAAAGTTTCTACAGACAATGGTGAATTCACATATGATTACATTGTTATTGCGCTTGGCTTTGAAGGAGAGACTTTCGGAATTGAAGGTCTCGATAAATACGCATTATCTATTGCCAACGTAAAAGCTGCACGTTATATTCGTGAGCATATTGAATTCCAATTTGCTACATGGTCTGCAGAGCCTGTTAAAGATGATAGCCGTTTGACGATTATTGTCGGAGGAGCTGGATTTACAGGAATTGAATTCCTTGGTGAATTAGCGAACCGCGTACCTGAACTTTGTAAAGAGTTTGACGTGCCACGTGAAAAAGTGCGTGTTGTTTGTGTAGAAGCTGCACCAATGGTATTGCCTGGATTTGATCCAGAGCTTGTCAACTACGCAGTAGGTCATCTGGAGTCTAAAGGAATCGAATTCTCAATTGGTACACCTGTTGTAGAAGCGACTCCAGAAGGCGTTAAAATTAAAAAAGGCGATGACGAATTTGAATTCATCAAAGCTGGTACGGTCGTTTGGGCTGCAGGTGTCCGTGGTAACCGTTTGATCGAAGCCACTCCAATCGAAAACATGCGCGCTCGCGTTAAAGTCGATAAAGATTTGCGTGCTCCAGGATACGATGATGTTTTCATTATTGGTGACTGTGCATTAATGATCAACGAAGAAACGAATCGTCCATTCCCACCAACTGCACAGATTGCTATGCAACAAGGTGAAAGCGTAGCGAAAAACCTGAAAGCATTGATGAATGGTGAAACAACGATTGAATTTGTTCCAGATCTAAAAGGAACAGTTTGTTCACTTGGTGATGACGATGCAATTGGTGTTGTCTTCGGCAAAAAAGTAACAGGTAAAAGAGCGTCATTCATGAAAAAAATGATTGATAACCGCGCATTGTTCATGATTGGCGGACCTATGCTTGTTTTGAAAAAAGGTAAATTCAACGTTCTATAA
- a CDS encoding HesB/IscA family protein, with the protein MTEVVEITEAASFQIKEMMRHNEEEGSFLRVAVKGGGCSGLTYGMGFEKTKSEADDRYEQFGIPILIAKEDAPILQGTVVDYKQSLMGGGFTIENPNAIASCGCGTSFRTAKKAGTPENC; encoded by the coding sequence TTGACAGAAGTAGTAGAAATTACAGAAGCAGCCTCATTCCAAATTAAAGAAATGATGCGTCACAACGAAGAAGAAGGATCCTTTTTGCGTGTTGCTGTTAAAGGCGGCGGATGCAGCGGATTGACATATGGTATGGGGTTTGAAAAAACCAAAAGCGAAGCAGATGATCGGTATGAGCAATTTGGAATTCCCATTCTAATTGCTAAAGAAGACGCACCGATTTTACAAGGTACGGTAGTTGATTATAAACAGTCATTAATGGGTGGCGGATTCACAATAGAAAATCCCAATGCCATTGCATCATGTGGCTGTGGAACTTCCTTCCGAACAGCTAAAAAAGCAGGTACTCCAGAGAATTGTTAA
- a CDS encoding NifU family protein — MTEALLEDQVMEVLDKLRPFLLRDGGDCELVDIEDGIVKLRLLGACGSCPSSTITLKAGIERALVEEVPGIVEVEQVF; from the coding sequence ATGACTGAAGCTTTGCTAGAAGATCAAGTAATGGAAGTCTTAGATAAATTACGTCCATTCCTTTTGCGTGACGGTGGAGACTGTGAACTTGTTGATATAGAGGATGGCATCGTAAAACTTCGTCTGCTCGGCGCATGCGGAAGCTGCCCAAGCTCGACCATTACATTAAAAGCAGGAATTGAACGCGCGTTAGTGGAAGAAGTTCCTGGAATTGTAGAAGTAGAACAAGTATTCTAA
- a CDS encoding YuzD family protein — protein MKKQLSIEVYGTDVICASCVNAPSSIDTYEWLEAAISRKYKDQPFSITYIDIEKPIELDHQKDYAQRIMDDEFFYPLVLVEGEVVGEGYVQLKPVYRELEKHGFSEGK, from the coding sequence ATGAAGAAACAATTATCAATAGAAGTCTACGGAACCGATGTTATTTGCGCAAGTTGTGTCAATGCACCTTCGTCAATTGATACGTATGAGTGGCTAGAAGCCGCCATCTCAAGAAAATACAAAGATCAGCCATTTTCAATTACCTATATCGATATTGAGAAACCAATTGAGCTAGACCATCAAAAAGATTATGCACAACGCATCATGGACGATGAATTCTTTTATCCTTTAGTATTAGTTGAAGGTGAAGTTGTTGGAGAAGGTTATGTACAACTAAAACCTGTTTATCGTGAACTTGAAAAACATGGTTTTTCAGAAGGTAAATAA
- a CDS encoding NAD(P)/FAD-dependent oxidoreductase → MRKLVLLGGGYGNMRILLRLLPSSLPQDTEIILIDRTPFHSMKTEFYALAAGTESDHEVRVPFPEHERLTVVNGEILEIGLQEKCIFMENGERIAYDDLVIGLGCEDKYHNVPGAEEFTYSIQTIGKSRATYQQLLGLPAGAVVGVVGAGLSGIELASELRESRKDLNIKLFDRSPRILRDFPERLSDFVRKWFEKHNVDVVSNSNITQVEPKLLHNHEETIPVDAVVWTAGIQPVKPVRDLGLESDASGRVVINQYHQLPNDSNVYVVGDCAALPMAPSAQLAEEQAEQIVKILKATWKGEALPETMPEIKLKGFLGSLGKKQGFAYLADRTVTGRIARLMKSGVLWMYKWHNG, encoded by the coding sequence ATGAGAAAATTAGTCTTACTTGGAGGCGGTTATGGCAATATGCGGATTTTGCTCCGCTTGTTGCCGTCAAGCCTTCCACAGGATACCGAAATAATTTTGATAGACCGGACACCATTCCACAGCATGAAGACGGAATTTTATGCGTTAGCCGCTGGTACAGAGTCAGACCATGAAGTCCGCGTCCCGTTTCCAGAACACGAACGCCTAACAGTAGTTAACGGAGAAATACTGGAAATCGGCCTTCAAGAAAAATGTATTTTTATGGAGAACGGAGAACGCATAGCCTACGATGACTTAGTAATTGGTTTAGGGTGCGAAGACAAATACCACAACGTACCAGGAGCTGAAGAATTTACTTACAGCATTCAGACGATTGGTAAGTCACGTGCTACGTATCAACAGTTATTAGGACTGCCTGCTGGTGCTGTAGTTGGTGTAGTGGGCGCAGGTCTTAGTGGGATTGAACTAGCCAGTGAACTGCGTGAAAGTCGAAAAGACTTGAATATTAAATTGTTTGACCGGAGTCCACGAATCTTACGTGATTTCCCAGAACGTTTGAGTGATTTCGTTAGAAAATGGTTTGAAAAACATAACGTAGATGTGGTATCGAATTCGAATATCACACAAGTAGAACCAAAGTTGCTGCATAATCATGAAGAAACGATTCCTGTTGATGCAGTTGTTTGGACTGCAGGCATTCAGCCTGTCAAGCCAGTCCGTGATTTAGGGTTAGAAAGTGATGCTAGTGGACGCGTAGTCATCAATCAATATCATCAACTGCCAAACGACAGCAATGTCTATGTGGTAGGAGACTGTGCTGCCTTGCCAATGGCACCTTCTGCACAGCTAGCAGAAGAACAAGCAGAGCAAATCGTTAAAATATTGAAAGCAACATGGAAAGGCGAGGCGTTGCCTGAAACGATGCCTGAAATTAAACTAAAAGGCTTCCTAGGTTCTTTAGGGAAAAAACAAGGATTCGCTTACTTAGCAGATCGCACAGTTACTGGTCGTATTGCTCGTTTAATGAAATCCGGCGTATTGTGGATGTACAAATGGCATAACGGCTAA
- a CDS encoding YuzB family protein, translated as MKPIVEFCISNIANGAQDSFEKLERDPNLDVLEYGCLSYCTKCSESLYALVNGEIVEADSPDELTKKVYEFIEENPLF; from the coding sequence ATGAAACCAATTGTTGAATTTTGCATTAGTAATATAGCCAATGGTGCACAAGATTCTTTTGAAAAACTCGAACGAGATCCCAATCTCGATGTTTTGGAATACGGCTGTTTAAGCTATTGCACAAAATGTTCCGAGTCTTTGTACGCACTTGTTAACGGAGAAATCGTCGAAGCAGACTCTCCCGATGAGTTGACGAAAAAAGTTTACGAATTCATAGAGGAAAACCCATTATTTTAA
- a CDS encoding TIGR01457 family HAD-type hydrolase, which yields MTSRKHYQAYCLDLDGTIYRGTEAVEGAVDFVKRLQQRGIEPFFITNNASMTQQQLQDKMAGFGIAAKKERIMSSAIAAAKYIKRWYPKKTVYTVGSHGLDQALLQEGLERVEEQAGIVLMGLDRNVTYDKLATACLEIRKGAIFLSTNQDLAFPSEQGFLPGNGAFTTMVAASTDRVPVFIGKPEIHMLEAIQHESGFEKSEMVMIGDNYDTDIQAGIRFGIDTIHVNTGVSSTDYVLKKEHPPSFTIENLGFWEL from the coding sequence ATGACAAGTAGAAAACACTATCAAGCCTATTGCCTAGATTTAGACGGAACCATTTATCGCGGAACTGAAGCCGTTGAAGGAGCGGTAGACTTTGTTAAGCGCCTGCAGCAACGGGGGATTGAACCTTTTTTTATTACGAATAACGCATCTATGACGCAACAGCAACTCCAAGACAAAATGGCGGGCTTTGGGATTGCTGCTAAAAAAGAACGCATTATGTCTTCCGCAATTGCAGCAGCCAAATACATTAAACGGTGGTATCCAAAAAAGACTGTATACACAGTTGGTTCTCACGGCTTAGATCAAGCATTGCTTCAAGAAGGGCTCGAACGAGTAGAAGAACAAGCCGGCATCGTATTAATGGGACTTGATCGAAATGTTACGTATGATAAATTAGCAACCGCTTGTTTAGAAATTCGCAAAGGAGCTATTTTTTTATCTACAAATCAAGATCTGGCTTTTCCTTCTGAACAAGGCTTTTTGCCAGGAAATGGCGCATTCACAACAATGGTAGCTGCTTCGACAGATAGAGTGCCTGTGTTTATTGGCAAGCCAGAAATTCATATGTTAGAAGCCATTCAACATGAATCGGGTTTTGAAAAAAGCGAAATGGTGATGATTGGAGACAACTATGATACGGATATTCAAGCGGGCATACGCTTTGGCATTGATACCATTCACGTTAATACAGGTGTTAGTAGCACAGATTATGTATTGAAAAAAGAACATCCACCAAGCTTTACAATTGAAAATCTAGGGTTTTGGGAGCTATAA
- a CDS encoding DUF86 domain-containing protein: MYFIDRRKITETIQYMNALLEFYEKKQQWTSFNDLLALERVGANIIESIIDVGNSMIDGFIMRDPGSYDDIIDILVDEKVITADMDQPFKDVIALRKMLVREFMKVDQQAIIAALDANLESLKAFGPRVEHYLVHELGPVSAFIPETNDDK; encoded by the coding sequence ATGTATTTTATTGACCGCAGAAAAATTACTGAAACGATTCAGTACATGAATGCTTTATTGGAATTTTACGAAAAAAAGCAGCAATGGACGTCATTTAATGACTTACTTGCGCTAGAACGTGTCGGGGCAAACATTATTGAGTCGATCATTGATGTCGGTAACTCGATGATTGATGGCTTTATTATGCGTGACCCTGGAAGTTATGATGACATAATCGATATTTTAGTTGATGAAAAAGTAATTACAGCAGACATGGATCAGCCGTTTAAGGATGTCATTGCGTTGCGAAAAATGTTAGTTCGAGAGTTTATGAAAGTAGATCAGCAAGCAATTATCGCAGCACTTGATGCGAATCTTGAATCATTGAAAGCGTTTGGACCGAGAGTCGAGCATTACCTTGTTCATGAATTAGGTCCAGTTTCAGCGTTTATACCGGAGACAAATGATGACAAGTAG
- a CDS encoding YutD family protein, protein MITLDQWEYDILIDHREGFKEEAITGRYSEILSKYDYILGDWGYGQLRLKGFFEDTNHKATYDTKISTLQDYLYEYCNFGCAYFVIKKGGKAAPLIEEPEQQTPEADV, encoded by the coding sequence ATGATTACATTGGATCAATGGGAATACGACATATTAATAGATCACCGAGAAGGATTCAAAGAGGAGGCCATAACAGGACGCTATAGCGAAATTTTGTCGAAATATGATTATATTTTGGGAGACTGGGGCTATGGACAGTTACGGTTGAAAGGCTTTTTTGAAGACACGAACCACAAAGCAACCTATGATACAAAAATTAGTACTTTACAGGATTATCTTTACGAGTACTGTAATTTTGGTTGCGCTTATTTCGTTATAAAAAAAGGTGGAAAAGCAGCTCCTTTAATTGAAGAACCCGAACAGCAAACCCCCGAAGCGGATGTGTAA
- the lipA gene encoding lipoyl synthase yields the protein MSTKQEHLRKPDWLKIKLNTNENYTDLKKMMRENNLNTVCEEAKCPNIHECWGTRRTATFMILGAVCTRACRFCAVKTGLPNELDLQEPERVAASVKMMNLKHAVITAVARDDLKDGGSAVFAETIRAIKRANPFTTVEVLPSDMGGVYENLERLMEAKPDILNHNIETVRRLTPRVRARAKYDRSLELLKRSKEMHPEIPTKSSLMIGLGETKEEIIEVMDDLRANDVDIMTIGQYLQPSKKHLMVQKYYSPKEFKEFWEIAMTKGFSHCQAGPLVRSSYHADEQVNAAAKERQRLGEVQAAATNS from the coding sequence ATGTCAACAAAACAAGAGCATCTTAGAAAGCCCGATTGGTTAAAGATCAAACTCAACACCAATGAAAACTATACAGATTTAAAAAAGATGATGAGAGAAAATAACCTCAATACCGTCTGTGAAGAAGCGAAATGTCCAAATATCCACGAATGTTGGGGAACCCGGAGAACCGCTACCTTTATGATTTTAGGTGCTGTTTGTACAAGAGCCTGCCGTTTTTGTGCAGTCAAAACAGGACTACCGAATGAATTGGATCTTCAAGAACCTGAACGTGTGGCAGCCTCTGTAAAAATGATGAATCTCAAACATGCAGTCATTACAGCGGTTGCACGAGACGATTTAAAAGATGGAGGTTCAGCTGTTTTTGCTGAAACAATCCGCGCGATTAAACGTGCTAATCCATTTACTACTGTTGAAGTCTTGCCGTCTGATATGGGTGGAGTCTATGAAAATCTGGAACGTCTAATGGAAGCAAAACCGGATATTTTAAATCATAATATAGAAACAGTACGCCGTTTAACGCCAAGAGTTAGAGCGCGTGCTAAGTACGACCGATCACTGGAACTGTTAAAACGTTCAAAAGAAATGCATCCGGAAATCCCAACAAAATCCTCATTAATGATCGGCTTGGGGGAAACAAAAGAAGAAATTATTGAAGTAATGGATGACTTACGTGCGAACGATGTCGATATCATGACAATCGGTCAATATCTTCAGCCTTCGAAAAAACACTTAATGGTACAAAAATATTATTCGCCAAAGGAATTTAAAGAATTTTGGGAGATTGCGATGACTAAAGGGTTTTCGCATTGCCAGGCAGGCCCTTTGGTTCGAAGCAGCTACCATGCGGATGAGCAAGTCAATGCAGCTGCTAAAGAGCGTCAGCGCCTCGGAGAAGTGCAAGCAGCTGCTACAAACAGCTAA
- a CDS encoding methionine/alanine import family NSS transporter small subunit gives MTVSSIVVMIIGMVIIWGGLAASIIHAVSSSKKNKSKNAANNV, from the coding sequence ATGACTGTAAGTTCAATTGTGGTAATGATTATCGGCATGGTCATTATTTGGGGTGGCTTGGCTGCTAGCATCATTCATGCAGTCAGTAGCAGCAAAAAGAACAAGTCGAAAAATGCTGCAAACAACGTATAA
- a CDS encoding sodium-dependent transporter translates to MERSQWGTRAGFIMAAVGSAVGLGNIWRFPYVAFENGGGAFFIPYLFALLTAGIPILILEFTIGHKYRGSAPLSFFRMGGKKLEWLGWWAVFVSFIISVYYAVIIAWAMRYTIFSINQAWGTDTQDFLFNEFLQLTVSPGQTGGIVWGVFIPLVLVWVITLGILLAGVKKGIEVANRIFIPTLVVIFLAVVIRAVTLDGALVGLEAFFQPDFSAIMDPSVWVAAYGHIFFSLSVAFAIMITYSSYLPKKSDITNNAFITGFANSSFELLAGIGVFAALGFMASQQGVEVSEVATAGVGLAFVVFPQIINEFPGFNGLFGVLFFLSLTLAGLTSLMSITETYVAGFSEKFGISRRKSVLFGGGLAALISILFATQGGLFFLDLADYFINQFGVAAIGLVEVVLVVWVFRKADTLKAHANEISDIHLGGWWKFSLGIITPIVLGYMMFGLLKLNILKEFDTETGNYEGYSDMFTLSGGVAVASAAIIFGVLFSLAKWHKEQGEYDERN, encoded by the coding sequence ATGGAACGTTCGCAATGGGGTACACGTGCCGGCTTTATCATGGCAGCTGTCGGCTCTGCAGTAGGTTTAGGTAACATTTGGCGTTTTCCGTATGTTGCCTTTGAAAATGGCGGGGGTGCCTTTTTCATACCATATCTATTTGCATTATTAACTGCCGGTATACCAATTTTAATCCTTGAATTTACGATTGGTCATAAGTACCGAGGTTCTGCACCATTATCATTCTTTAGAATGGGTGGTAAAAAACTAGAATGGCTTGGTTGGTGGGCAGTATTTGTGTCCTTCATTATATCTGTGTACTATGCCGTTATTATCGCTTGGGCAATGCGCTATACTATATTTTCAATCAATCAGGCATGGGGCACAGATACACAAGATTTCTTATTCAATGAATTTTTGCAACTGACAGTTAGCCCAGGGCAAACAGGTGGAATTGTTTGGGGCGTATTTATTCCTCTAGTGCTGGTCTGGGTCATTACACTCGGAATTTTGCTTGCAGGAGTGAAAAAAGGAATTGAAGTGGCTAACCGGATTTTCATTCCAACTTTAGTCGTCATTTTCTTGGCAGTAGTTATTCGTGCAGTTACACTGGACGGGGCATTGGTAGGACTAGAAGCATTCTTCCAACCAGATTTTAGCGCTATTATGGATCCGTCGGTTTGGGTCGCAGCTTATGGACATATATTCTTTAGTTTATCTGTCGCATTTGCCATTATGATTACGTACTCAAGCTATCTTCCTAAAAAGTCGGACATTACAAATAACGCTTTTATCACAGGTTTTGCCAACTCAAGCTTTGAATTATTAGCTGGTATCGGTGTTTTCGCAGCTCTTGGGTTTATGGCATCGCAACAAGGTGTTGAAGTAAGTGAAGTAGCAACAGCCGGTGTTGGATTGGCATTTGTGGTATTCCCACAAATTATCAATGAATTTCCAGGATTCAACGGATTGTTCGGCGTATTGTTCTTCTTGTCGTTAACACTCGCTGGATTGACGTCTTTGATGTCAATTACTGAAACTTATGTCGCTGGGTTTTCTGAGAAGTTCGGTATTTCTCGTAGAAAATCTGTTCTTTTCGGAGGCGGACTTGCAGCATTGATTTCAATTCTCTTTGCAACACAAGGCGGATTGTTCTTCTTGGATCTTGCAGATTACTTTATCAACCAATTTGGTGTTGCAGCAATCGGTCTAGTAGAAGTGGTGCTAGTCGTTTGGGTGTTCCGCAAAGCAGATACACTTAAAGCACATGCTAACGAAATCTCGGATATTCATTTGGGTGGCTGGTGGAAATTCAGTCTCGGCATCATTACACCAATCGTTTTAGGTTATATGATGTTCGGTTTACTCAAGCTAAACATTCTGAAAGAGTTTGATACTGAAACTGGAAACTACGAAGGGTACTCAGATATGTTTACCTTATCAGGAGGCGTAGCAGTTGCTTCCGCTGCAATCATTTTCGGGGTTCTATTCTCTCTTGCAAAATGGCATAAAGAACAGGGAGAATATGACGAGCGCAATTAA
- a CDS encoding Na+/H+ antiporter NhaC family protein has protein sequence MENTIFSILPPIIAIVMVLLTRRVLLSLGTGIVAAAVILTWFAPLDALQELVTSFTIIFWDEGFNAYNVFIILFLLLLGIITAFVSLSGGSHAFAEWASTRIKSRRGAKVLTVVLGIVIFIDDYFNALAVGQVARPITDRYKVSRAKLAYFIDSTAAPVCVVSPVSSWGAAIIGIIATILAGQTFVEYSALEAFLWMAPMNFYVVASLAIVFFVAIRDVDFGEMKKHEVLAITEGQLFDPNKTIPGEMKEDFPTHSHGHVRDLLLPILLLIVGTVGAMIWTGYQNADQVFDIWLIFENTDVPASLLTGGVLGALTSIILYVMQMKKNETANVGWIGKGIWAGIKSMMGAVLILIFAWSLTSLIGLLETGAYLAGVVSEGNVPTAILPVLLFVLAGVMAFSTGTSWGSFGILLPIAGTIMIEADPSLLLPALSAVLAGAVFGDHCSPISDTTILSSTGAGSNHMDHVLTQIPYALTAAGIAAIGYIVIGFTGSLLISLGVVLAVLAILFVVWSQRTTIIEKQQNI, from the coding sequence ATGGAGAATACGATTTTTTCGATTTTGCCGCCGATTATTGCAATCGTTATGGTACTTTTAACGCGTCGTGTGCTATTGTCGCTAGGTACCGGTATTGTAGCAGCAGCTGTAATATTGACATGGTTTGCACCACTTGATGCCTTACAAGAGCTTGTAACATCATTTACGATTATTTTTTGGGATGAAGGTTTCAACGCTTACAACGTCTTTATCATTCTTTTCTTGTTGTTGCTTGGCATTATTACAGCATTCGTTAGTTTATCAGGAGGCAGCCATGCTTTCGCTGAATGGGCTTCCACACGTATCAAGTCGCGAAGAGGGGCGAAGGTTCTAACAGTAGTTCTTGGAATTGTGATCTTCATCGATGACTATTTCAATGCTTTAGCTGTAGGACAAGTTGCACGTCCAATTACTGATCGTTATAAAGTGTCACGCGCTAAGCTCGCGTACTTTATCGATTCGACTGCTGCACCTGTTTGTGTCGTTTCTCCCGTATCAAGTTGGGGAGCTGCAATTATTGGGATTATTGCGACGATTTTAGCAGGACAAACTTTTGTTGAATATTCCGCATTAGAAGCTTTCCTGTGGATGGCACCGATGAACTTTTATGTAGTTGCTTCTCTAGCTATTGTCTTTTTTGTTGCTATTCGTGATGTTGATTTTGGTGAAATGAAGAAACATGAAGTGCTTGCCATTACGGAAGGACAACTTTTTGATCCTAACAAAACAATTCCAGGTGAAATGAAAGAAGATTTTCCAACTCATTCACATGGACATGTTAGAGATTTATTACTACCAATTTTATTGTTGATTGTTGGTACAGTAGGGGCAATGATATGGACGGGCTATCAGAACGCAGATCAAGTATTTGATATTTGGTTGATTTTTGAAAATACAGATGTGCCAGCTTCCTTATTAACAGGTGGTGTGCTAGGCGCATTAACGTCCATTATCTTATACGTTATGCAAATGAAAAAGAACGAAACAGCTAACGTGGGCTGGATTGGCAAAGGCATTTGGGCAGGTATCAAATCAATGATGGGTGCAGTGCTAATCTTGATTTTTGCTTGGTCGCTGACTTCTTTGATCGGGTTACTTGAAACGGGTGCATATTTAGCAGGCGTTGTGTCTGAAGGCAATGTTCCGACAGCTATTCTTCCCGTTTTACTGTTTGTGTTAGCGGGTGTTATGGCTTTTTCTACAGGAACATCGTGGGGGTCTTTCGGTATTTTATTACCGATTGCCGGTACAATTATGATTGAGGCTGACCCATCCTTATTATTGCCAGCGTTATCAGCAGTGTTAGCAGGAGCGGTTTTTGGTGATCATTGTTCACCGATTTCCGATACGACGATCTTGTCTTCGACAGGAGCGGGAAGCAATCATATGGACCATGTCTTAACTCAGATACCGTATGCGTTAACCGCTGCAGGTATCGCTGCAATTGGGTACATTGTCATAGGTTTCACTGGTTCGCTATTGATTTCGTTAGGCGTAGTCTTAGCCGTGTTAGCCATTCTCTTTGTTGTCTGGTCACAACGAACAACTATTATTGAAAAACAACAAAATATATAA